A genome region from Vicia villosa cultivar HV-30 ecotype Madison, WI unplaced genomic scaffold, Vvil1.0 ctg.005015F_1_1, whole genome shotgun sequence includes the following:
- the LOC131642439 gene encoding transcription factor MYB113-like has product MGGVAWTEEEDHLLKKCIQQYGEGKWHRVPLLAGLNRCRKSCRLRWLNYLRPNIKRGNFAEEEVEMIVKLHKLLGNRWSLIAGRLPGRTANDVKNYWNCHLSKKLNAIEADQDGSQLSKEVQIIRPQPRTIASSSSKKRSQGESQTDQVLAQQEKDTTTFDADGKNLTLETQEDMMMYSCLDQQGMVGGEFPMDFQLEGFETMVNGGEGCSSSSQWNWDDLLLDMDMYNDFSS; this is encoded by the exons ATGGGTGGTGTTGCATGGACTGAAGAAGAGGATCACTTGCTTAAGAAGTGTATACAGCAATATGGTGAAGGAAAGTGGCATAGGGTTCCTCTATTGGCTG GTCTAAACAGATGCCGAAAGAGTTGTAGGCTAAGATGGTTGAACTATCTTCGTCCTAACATCAAAAGAGGAAACTTTGCTGAGGAGGAAGTGGAAATGATTGTCAAACTCCACAAATTGTTAGGCAACAG GTGGTCCTTAATTGCGGGAAGACTACCAGGAAGAACAGCAAACGATGTGAAAAACTATTGGAACTGTCATCTAAGCAAGAAACTAAACGCTATAGAAGCCGATCAAGATGGCTCACAATTATCCAAAGAAGTTCAAATCATTAGGCCACAACCAAGAACGATTGCTTCAAGCTCATCGAAAAAAAGAAGCCAAGGAGAGTCACAAACCGACCAAGTTCTAGCTCAACAAGAGAAAGACACAACAACATTTGATGCTGATGGAAAGAATCTTACGCTTGAAACACAAGAAGACATGATGATGTATTCATGCTTGGACCAACAAGGAATGGTTGGTGGTGAATTTCCAATGGATTTTCAGTTAGAAGGATTTGAAACTATGGTAAATGGAGGAGAGGGTTGTAGTAGTAGTAGTCAATGGAATTGGGACGATTTGCTCTTAGATATGGATATGTATAATGATTTTTCTTCTTAG
- the LOC131642444 gene encoding uncharacterized protein LOC131642444, producing the protein MAMVAKQGWFIMSQPQALVSRIFKARYFPRTSFFDAKLGFNPSYVWRSMWKATEVLTLGCRWSIGDGSKIKVMEEPWLRGIREGCLSGPQKQVPLVVEVKENRLLWKEEQNGCYTVRSRHRIWRNAKKISFNLNTNENWNNIWNIKAPARAKHLLWRICQGCLPTCKRLRQHHVQCTGACPFCGNNDENDWHVFFECHATYNCWIPAGFSNIIDHITHSFYDIKSLILDICSKENRNTAGKFAREWFSAQHIPNNNNVDQHSLLWIPSPSGWVKFNVNVDFNINRGTTNRGWCLRDEFGNFITAGVVWDPSNLLVLEEESLALKEAIQSVTLLNLDRIIFESDSLKVIQAFQSVSAGNSELYFIVSDIKLLLHNFSNFEVKFVNRQANMVAHSLVKAANSWARRNILHVIPL; encoded by the exons ATGGCGATGGTAGCTAAACAAGGATGGTTCATTATGTCTCAACCTCAAGCTTTGGTGTCTCGCATTTTTAAAGCAAGGTACTTTCCTCGAACCTCTTTCTTTGATGCTAAGCTGGGGTTTAATCCTAGCTATGTATGGAGAAGCATGTGGAAAGCTACAGAAGTTTTAACGCTTGGCTGTAGGTGGAGTATTGGAGACGGTAGTAAAATCAAGGTTATGGAGGAACCGTGGCTTAGGGGAATAAGGGAAGGTTGTTTGAGTGGGCCTCAGAAGCAAG TGCCTCTAGTGGTGGAGGTTAAGGAAAATAGATTGTTGTGGAAGGAAGAACAAAATGGGTGCTACACCGTACGATCGAGACACAGGATCTGGAGGAATGCTAAGAAAATCTCTTTTAATCTTAATACCAATGAAAATTGGAATAATATCTGGAATATTAAAGCACCGGCTAGAGCGAAACATCTTTTGTGGAGAATCTGTCAGGGTTGTTTGCCTACCTGTAAGCGGCTTAGGCAACATCATGTCCAATGCACAGGAGCCTGTCCCTTTTGCGGTAATAACGACGAGAATGACTGGCATGTTTTCTTTGAATGCCATGCTACGTACAATTGTTGGATCCCTGCAGGTTTTAGCAACATTATTGACCATATAACTCATTCTTTTTATGATATAAAATCGCTCATCCTTGATATTTGCAGCAAGGAAAATAGGAACACTGCGGGAAAATTTGCT CGTGAATGGTTTTCGGCACAACATATTCCTAATAACAACAATGTGGATCAACATTCTCTTCTTTGGATTCCGTCACCTAGCGGGTGGGTTAAGTTCAACGTAAACGTGGACTTTAATATCAATAGAGGCACCACAAACAGAGGATGGTGTCTTAGAGATGAATTTGGTAACTTTATTACAGCAGGGGTTGTGTGGGATCCAAGTAATCTTTTGGTTCTTGAGGAGGAATCTTTAGCCCTCAAGGAAGCTATTCAAAGTGTTACTTTGTTAAATCTTGATCggattatatttgaaagtgactCTCTTAAAGTGATTCAAGCTTTTCAATCAGTTTCTGCAGGAAACTCTGAATTGTATTTTATAGTTAGCGATATTAAGTTGTTACTTCATAACTTTTCCAACTTTGAGGTCAAGTTTGTCAAccgtcaagcgaatatggttgctcaCTCGTTAgtgaaggcggccaattcttgggctaGACGTAATATTCTTCATGTAATTCCTCTGTAG
- the LOC131642440 gene encoding copper transporter 6-like: MAMAMPMPPGQNMPPSNGTTNMMMMMNMQMSFYWGRKATVLFSGWPNNNLGMYILALLFVFFLAMAAEVLSNQPPIKRGTNPLLGGLIQSSVHFFRIVFVYLLMLAVMSFNIGIFIAVVVGHTLGFLVARSRAIAVANGEDQRSSSVTLKI, translated from the coding sequence ATGGCCATGGCCATGCCTATGCCTCCAGGTCAAAACATGCCTCCATCAAATGGCACAACcaacatgatgatgatgatgaacatgCAAATGAGTTTCTACTGGGGCAGAAAAGCCACAGTGCTTTTCTCTGGATGGCCTAATAACAACCTTGGAATGTACATCTTAGCTCTTTTGTTTGTGTTCTTTCTAGCTATGGCTGCCGAGGTTTTGTCTAACCAACCTCCGATTAAACGTGGGACTAATCCTCTTCTTGGAGGGTTGATTCAGTCTTCTGTTCACTTCTTTCGAATTGTTTTCGTTTACTTGCTCATGCTTGCGGTCATGTCCTTCAATATTGGAATCTTTATTGCTGTTGTTGTTGGTCATACGTTGGGATTCTTAGTTGCGCGGTCGCGTGCTATTGCTGTTGCTAATGGAGAAGATCAACGTTCATCTTCTGTCACacttaaaatttga